CACCATGGACCGAACGGCTGCCGGGAGCTCTGTCTGCGTTGGGATGCGCCACGCTCGTGCTGTACGTGATGGACCTGCTCTACACGCAGGCGCTGGGCGCCGACCAGGTCGCCGCATGGGCAGCCGTCATCATCTTGGTTGCGATCGGCTGGGACATCACTATGTCCGGCGAATCGCTGACGAACGGTAGCAGCCGATTTTTCCCCCGATCGACGAGGGTAATGGGCTTCTTCGGCTATGCGATCCTGCTCGCGGGCACAATCGTCTACTTCTCCGGCCAGCACACCGCCGTTTCCGCGAATACACGGCTCGCCGATAACTTCTTCGAGCCAGAAGCGATCACCCAGGCGGCGCTCTTCCGGTTCGCGCTGCCGGTGATGGTGCTGCTGTTCCTATTTCAACTGTTCGGGCGCCGCACGCTGCCTACCGTGCGGATTGACGGCCAAAGCTGACCGTTTGCCGAGGCGCGCAGTATTCGATTTGCAGGAAGCCTCTGTGCTCCCGTAAAGTACTTACTTGTCACCCCAAAGGTGCGGGTAAGCCGAAGCGCTTCCCGGCCTCAAGCGGGGACAATGAAAATCCACTTCCAGAGTAGGTTCAACCCACTCGAATCGTGTGCAACTGTGCTGTCCCTCGTGGGCCGCCCGGGAGTATAGGGGTCGAGCAGTTTGACACCGTACTGCAGAGTGGTAAAGTAGAGAAGTTGCCCCGAAGTGATGGCCGTGAGGTTTGAAGTCGGGTGCGTCTGGTCTTTGAGAACTCAACAGCGTGCACAATGTCATATGCCAAATACCTCGTGCCTGGCCTTTTTGGTTGGGTCGAGATTCCTTTGGAAATATTTATAACAAAGCAAGTCAGTAATGATTTGTTCTGTCAGTTTCAAACTTGCTTTGATGTCCGCCTATTCCGGTGGTGTTGAGGCGTAATGTGTGTCAGTCGCTTCGGTGGTTGGCTATTGAGCATTTATGGAGAGTTTGATCCTGGCTCAGGACGAACGCTGGCGGCGTGCTTAACACATGCAAGTCGAACGATGAAGGGGAGCTTGCTTCCTGGATTAGTGGCGAACGGGTGAGTAACACGTGAGTAACCTGCCCTTGACTCTGGGATAAGCGTTGGAAACGACGTCTAATACCGGATATGACTCCTGGCCGCATGGTCTGGGGGTGGAAAGATTTTTTGGTTGGGGATGGACTCGCGGCCTATCAGCTTGTTGGTGAGGTAATGGCTTACCAAGGCGACGACGGGTAGCCGGCCTGAGAGGGTGACCGGCCACACTGGGACTGAGACACGGCCCAGACTCCTACGGGAGGCAGCAGTGGGGAATATTGCACAATGGGCGCAAGCCTGATGCAGCAACGCCGCGTGGGGGATGACGGCCTTCGGGTTGTAAACCTCTTTTGGCAGGGAAGAAGTGATCCTTTTTTGGGTTGTGACGGTACCTGCAGAAAAAGCACCGGCTAACTACGTGCCAGCAGCCGCGGTAATACGTAGGGTGCAAGCGTTGTCCGGAATTATTGGGCGTAAAGAGCTCGTAGGCGGTTTGTCGCGTCTGCTGTGAAAACCCGAGGCTCAACCTCGGGCTTGCAGTGGGTACGGGCAGACTAGAGTGCGGTAGGGGAGAATGGAATTCCTGGTGTAGCGGTGGAATGCGCAGATATCAGGAGGAACACCGATGGCGAAGGCAGTTCTCTGGGCCGTAACTGACGCTGAGGAGCGAAAGCATGGGGAGCGAACAGGATTAGATACCCTGGTAGTCCATGCCGTAAACGTTGGGAACTAGATGTGGGGGCCATTCCACGGTCTCCGTGTCGCAGCTAACGCATTAAGTTCCCCGCCTGGGGAGTACGGCCGCAAGGCTAAAACTCAAAGGAATTGACGGGGGCCCGCACAAGCGGCGGAGCATGCGGATTAATTCGATGCAACGCGAAGAACCTTACCAAGGCTTGACATATACCGGTAAAGGCTGGAAACAGTCTCCCCGTAAGGTCGGTGTACAGGTGGTGCATGGTTGTCGTCAGCTCGTGTCGTGAGATGTTGGGTTAAGTCCCGCAACGAGCGCAACCCTCGTTCTATGTTGCCAGCACGTGATGGTGGGAACTCATAGGAGACTGCCGGGGTCAACTCGGAGGAAGGTGGGGATGACGTCAAATCATCATGCCCCTTATGTCTTGGGCTTCACGCATGCTACAATGGCCGGTACAAAGGGCTGCGATACCGTAAGGTGGAGCGAATCCCAAAAAGCCGGTCTCAGTTCGGATTGAGGTCTGCAACTCGACCTCATGAAGTCGGAGTCGCTAGTAATCGCAGATCAGCAACGCTGCGGTGAATACGTTCCCGGGCCTTGTACACACCGCCCGTCAAGTCATGAAAGTCGGTAACACCCAACGCCGGTGGCCTAACCCGTCAAGGGGGGGAGCCGTCTAAGGTGGGATCGGTGATTAGGACTAAGTCGTAACAAGGTAGCCGTACCGGAAGGTGCGGCTGGATCACCTCCTTTCTAAGGAGCAACTGGAGGCTTCGGTCTTCCAGGCGCCAGATTCGAACAGTCCGCCGCATTTCGTGGTGGAGCCTGGTTCGGCTGGTAGCTCATGGGTGGAACATTGACATTGGTTGTCGGCGGATCTGTTCGCAGCGAGTACGACCTCTTCGGGGGTAAGGAAAGGTGTGGGCGGTGACGCTGGTGACGTGCACGCTGTTGGGTCCTGAGGGACCCGGCCTTACCGGCCCGCCGTTTGGGTGGGGGGTGGGAACTGGACCTTCTGGGCTTCTGCTTGTCGGCATTACTGGCCGATGGTGGGGGTGCCGCCCGTATTTTGAGAACTACACAGTGGACGCGAGCATCTTAGATTCAGGACGTGAGTTCTGGATCACAAAAGATTTTTAGGGCATTCCTTCGGGGATGTTCTGACTAATCATTGGTCAATTTTGCAGCATCCTTTTTTGGGGTGTTGTGCGATCGATTCGATATTCATGTGATTTCAAGTTTCTAAGAGCAAACGGTGGATGCCTTGGCATCTGGAGCCGAAGAAGGACGTAGTAATCTGCGATAAGCCTCGGGGAGTTGATAAACGAACTGTGATCCGAGGGTGTCCGAATGGGGGAACCCCGCTGGGTGCCGTGAGGTGGCCTGGTGACTCCCGTCTGAATGTATAGGGCGGGTAGAGGGAACGTGGGGAAGTGAAACATCTCAGTACCCACAGGAAGAGAAAACAATAGTGATTCCGTGAGTAGTGGCGAGCGAAACCGGATCAGGCTAAACCGTCCATGTGTGATAGCCGGCAGGTGTTGCATGGTCGGGGTTGTGGGACTTTCCGTGGTGGGCTGCCGTCCGCCGATCGTTTCAGCGCAGCATAGATGAATGGTCTTGAAAGGCCAGCCGTAGACGGTGCCAGCCCGGTAGTTGAAATGTTGTTGTTGGCGTGGAGAGGATCCCAAGTAGCACGGGGCCCGAGAAATCCCGTGTGAATCTGTCAGGACCACCTGATAAGCCTAAATACTCCCAGATGACCGATAGCGGACAAGTACCGTGAGGGAAAGGTGAAAAGTACCCCGGGAGGGGAGTGAAATAGTACCTGAAACCGTTTGCTTACAAACCGTCGGAGCGCCCTTTGTTGGTGTGACGGCGTGCCTTTTGAAGAATGAGCCTGCGAGTTAGTGATTTGTGGCGAGGTTAACCCGTGTGGGGTATCCGTAGCGAAAGCGAGTCTGAATAGGGCGTTTTCAGTCGCAGGTCCTAGACCCGAAGCGAAGTGATCTATCCATGGCCAGGTTGAAGCGTGTGTAAGAGCACGTGGAGGACCGAACCCACTTCAGTTGAAAATGGAGGGGATGAGCTGTGGATAGGGGTGAAAGGCCAATCAAACTTCGTGATAGCTGGTTCTCTCCGAAATGCATTTAGGTGCAGCGTTGCGTGTTGCTTGCTGGAGGTAGAGCTACTGGATGGCTAATGGGCCCTAAAAGGTTACTGACGTCAGCCAAACTCCGAATGCCGGTAAGTGTAAGCGCAGCAGTGAGACGGTGGGGGATAAGCTTCATCGTCGAGAGGGAAACAACCCAGACCATCGACTAAGGTCCCTAAGCGCGTGCTAAGTGGGAAAGGATGTGGAGTTGCACAGACAACCAGGAGGTTGGCTTAGAAGCAGCCATCCTTGAAAGAGTGCGTAATAGCTCACTGGTCAAGTGATTCCGCGCCGACAATGTAACGGGGCTCAAGCACGCCACCGAAGTTGTGGCATTGACATTAGTGGTAAGCCGCACATTTTGTGTGTTGGTTCAGCCGTGTTGATGGGTAGGAGAGCGTCGTGTGGCCGGTGAAGCGGCGGGGTGACCCAGCCGTGGAGGCTACACGAGTGAGAATGCAGGCATGAGTAGCGAAAGACGGGTGAGAAACCCGTCCTCCGGAAGACCAAGGGTTCCAGGGCCAGGCTAATCCGCCCTGGGTAAGTCGGGACCTAAGGCGAGGCCGACAGGCGTAGTCGATGGACAACGGGTTGATATTCCCGTACCGGCGAAGAACCGCCCAAGCTAATCCAGTAATGCTAAGCATCTGAATCCCTATTACCTTGACCTTCGGGTTGGGGGGTGGGGCCTAGCGTGCGACCCTATGCTGGTGCGGTTAGCGTGATAACAGGTGTGACGCAGGAAGGTAGCCGTACCGGGCGATGGTTGTCCCGGGGTAAGGATGTAGGGCGAACGATAGGTAAATCCGTTGTTCATGATGCCTGAGATCTGATGCATAGCCGTTAGGCGAATTCGGTGATCCTCTGCTGCCAAGAAAAGCATCGACGCGAGGTTCTAGCTGCCCGTACCCCAAACCGACTCAGGTGGTCAGGTAGAGAATACTAAGGAGATCGAGAGAATCGTGGTTAAGGAACTCGGCAAAATGCCCCCGTAACTTCGGGAGAAGGGGGGCCTGAAGCGTGAACCCACTAGCTGGGGGATGCGTGGATGGCCGCAGAGACCAGTGGGAAGCGACTGTTTACTAAAAACACAGGTCCGTGCCAAGTCGCAAGACGATGTATACGGACTGACGCCTGCCCGGTGCTGGAAGGTTAAGAGGAACGGTTAACCCTTGCGGGTGAAGCTGAGAATTTAAGCCCCAGTAAACGGCGGTGGTAACTATAACCATCCTAAGGTAGCGAAATTCCTTGTCGGGTAAGTTCCGACCTGCACGAATGGCGTAACGACTTCCCAGCTGTCTCAACCGCGAACTCGGCGAAATTGCATTACGAGTAAAGATGCTCGTTACGCGCAGAAGGACGGAAAGACCCCGTGACCTTTACTACAGCTTGGTATTGGTGTTCGGTGTGGCTTGTGTAGGATAGGTGGGAGACGGTGAAGCTTGGACGCTAGTTCGGGTGGAGTCATTGTTGAAATACCACTCTGGTCATACTGGATATCTAACTACGAACCCTGATCGGGTTCTGGGACAGTGCCTGGTGGGTAGTTTAACTGGGGCGGTTGCCTCCTAAAGAGTAACGGAGGCGCCCAAAGGTTCCCTCAACCTGGTTGGCAATCAGGTGGCGAGTGTAAGTGCACAAGGGAGCTTGACTGTGAGACAGACACGTCGAGCAGGGACGAAAGTCGGGACTAGTGATCCGGCAGTGGCTTGTGGAAGCGCTGTCGCTCAACGGATAAAAGGTACCTCGGGGATAACAGGCTGATCTTGCCCAAGAGTCCATATCGACGGCATGGTTTGGCACCTCGATGTCGGCTCGTCGCATCCTGGGGCTGGAGTAGGTCCCAAGGGTTGGGCTGTTCGCCCATTAAAGCGGTACGCGAGCTGGGTTTAGAACGTCGTGAGACAGTTCGGTCCCTATCCTCTGCGCGCGCAGGAAATTTGAAGGGATCTGACCCTAGTACGAGAGGACCGGGTTGGACGAACCTCTGGTGTGTCAGTTGTTCCGCCAGGAGCACCGCTGATTAGCTACGTTCGGGATGGATAACCGCTGAAAGCATCTAAGCGGGAAGCCGGCCTTAAGATGAGATTTCCAACCCCCACGGGGGGAGAGGCTCCCAGCCAGACGACTGGGTTGATAGGCCGGATGTGGAAGGCAGGACGAAAGACTGCCGCAGCTGACCGGTACTAATAAGCCGATGACTTGACAATCACTACCCTGATACATGTTGTAAGGCTGGTAACAGGGGACACGGTGTAACACCGTGAGATGACACGCGTCCACTATGTGGTTCCCGATCTACGGACGGGAAACCAAACACAACCAACACCATGGTTGAAACAAAAGAACCGTACACAGATTGATACCTGTTACGGCGGCCATAGCGAGAGGGAAACGCCCGGACCCATTCCGAACCCGGAAGCTAAGACTCCCAGCGCCGATGGTACTGCAAGGGCGACCTTGTGGGAGAGTAGGACACCGCCGGACTTAACGTGCAATACCAGGAAAGCCATCCCTTCGGGGGTGGCTTTCCTGCGTTAAGCACGTGCAATCCGACGCTCCTTGATCCACATCAAGGCGATCGCAGCGTGCTTCGGCTTTGCTAGAAGAGATAACGCAGCAGCGTTCGAAAGGAAGGCGTCAGATCATGCGTACCGCGAAGTTCGAGACCGAACCGTTCACATGCCCATCCTGCATCAAGAAGATCGAAGGCGTCGTCGGCAAACTCGACGGTGTCGCCTCGACGCAGGTCATGTTCAACTCCAACAAGGTCAAGGTGCAATTCGACGAAGACCTCGTGAGTGCTGACACCATCGCCCGGTCGATCTCTACACTCGGCTACCCGGTGCTGTCTCAGAAGGTCGCCTGAATCAGGTCGGCAGACGGTGCACACGAATCCGCAAAGACTGATTCACTAGCAACATGGATGCACATGCCGCCAACCACCACGAACACGCGTCACTGGAGCAATTGGTGGCGCGTGTTCCCCTTTTCAGCCAGCTGACCGCCGACCAGCTTCATGATGTTGCCGGTCGAGTGCGTCCACGTCGTTTCGAGGCCGGCGAGCAGTTGTACGGGGCCGGCGACACTGTGCCGACGCTGATGATCCTGCACAGCGGGCGTGTCAAGATTTATCGGATCACCGAATCCGGTCATGAGCAAGTCATCCGTGTACTCGAAGCCGGAGACTTCCTGGGCGAAACAATGTTCATGAGCGGCGCCCCCGCCGATCACTTCGCTGCCACCGTGGAGACGACGGATCTCTGCACCATCCACCACGACGACGTTCGCGACTATCTGCTGCGATTCCCGTCGGTGGCTGTGACCATGCTCGAGACTCTCAGCGATCGACTCGGGGACACCGAGCGGCAGTTGAGCTCATTAGTGGGCGACGGTGCCGAACACCGTGTCGCGCACTACTTGCTCGACCTGGCCCAAACAGCGGGGAACACTTCACAGGGGAGCACCACACAGGGAGCCACCACGCTACAGCTGCCAATCGCCAAGAAAGACATCGCCTCTTACCTCGGTCTGACCCCGGAAACCCTCAGCCGCAAGCTTTCCCAGTTCGACGACGCAGGCTGGATCCGGCTTCATCCGCGGCGACGCATCGATCTGATCGACAGCGCGGCCTTGGCCGCACTCTAGCAGTCTGACGTCACCCAAGTCTGACGTCAGCAGTCCGACGTCACCCGTTTCGGCGCCCCTTGACGCCGGTCAAGGTGGTTTCGGGGCGTTGCTGCTGGACTGACCAGTAGAGGCTGCAACTGCAGCCGACCCCTCGAGCCAAGGAGCATCATGAGCGGCAGGACCAGAGCCTGGATCGCGACTATCACCGGCAGCCTTTTGCTGTTGGCGCTGATCTTCCATCTCACCGGGCTTACCGGGCTTTCGGATGCCACGCTGCTCACCTCCGCGGTGCTCGCCGCGATCCCCACCGCCATTCGCGCGGTGCAGGCGTTGCGGGCGAAAGTGTTCAGCATCGACCTGCTCGTCACCATTGCGGTGGTGGGAGCGCTGATCATCGGCGAATACATGGAAGCGGCCGTCGTGTCGTTCCTGTTCGTTTTCGGAGCCTGGCTGGAGGCTCGCACACTCGAGAAGACACGGCGTTCGTTGCGTGATCTCGTGGACATGGCGCCACAGGAGGCTCGTGTCATCCGTCACGGCGAAGCGGTTACTGTCGCGGTCGACGAGATCGTCGAGGGCGATCATGTGGTCGTGCAATCCGGCGGCAAAATCGCGGTCGACGGCACCATCCTCTCCGGCAGCGCACTCATCGATGAGGCCACGATCACCGGCGAACCCGTGCCCGCATCGAAAGGCGTCGGAGACAGGGTATACAGCGGAACTATCCTCGACAACGGCTATCTGACGGTGCTCGCGGAGCAAGTCGGCGATGACACCACGTTCGCGCAGATCATCGAACTGGTTGAAGAGGCCCAGGAGACGAAGACGCGGGCTCAACGCTTTCTGGATCGCTTTGCGACCATCTACACTCCCACAATCGTCGCGCTCTCCGCACTCGTGCTGCTTGTCACCCGGGACGTGGAGTTCGCACTGACCTTTCTCGTGATCGCGTGCCCGGGAGCTCTTGTCATCTCGACCCCGGTGTCCATGGTCGCCGGCCTCGGCAACGGGGCACGGCACGGCGTCTTGATGAAGGGCGGCGAGGCGTTGGAGCGTCTCTCCAAGATCGACACGCTGGTACTCGATAAGACAGGCACCCTCACGGTAGGGCGCCCGGAGGTGACCGAACTGCATGCGACCGGCGGCGATTCTGCCCATACCGTGCTCGCTCTGAGCGCCCAGCTCGAACTGGCTTCCGAGCATCCACTCGGCCGCACCATTGTGGACGAGGCGCGGCGACAGAATCTGGAGTTGCCGTTGCAGCCGCGCAACGTTGAGATCATTACCGGCGGTGGCATCCGCGGTCAGGTAGGCGATCGTTTCGTCGCGGTCGGCACGCGGCGCGTGCTGGCAAGCATGGGAATCGCGATGTCCGATGTCGTCGCCGGCCGCGCCGAACAGCGAGAGCGCGACGGCCACACCGTCGTGTTTGCGGTGGTAGACGGCGAACTTGCCGGGCTCATCTCGATCGCCGACAGCATCCGCCCGGGTGCACGAGCGGCTATCACCGCGCTGAGATCGCGAGGGGTGAAGAACTTCGCCATGCTCACCGGTGACAACCGGCACACGGCGCAGCTGGTCGCCGACCAATTGGGCATCGACGTCGTCGGGGCGGAACTGCTGCCGCACGACAAGGTGCGCGTGGTGCAGGAGCTGCGAGCGGACGGGCATCGCGTGGGCATGATCGGCGATGGCATCAACGACGCCCCCGCGATCGCGGCGGCAGATGTCGGTATCGCAATGGGCGCTGGAACGGACGTCTCCATTCAAACGGCGGACGTGATCTTGATGGGCAACCGGTTCGACCAGCTTGTGCACGCATACACCTTGGCCAAGGCGACGGTGCGCAACATGAAGCAGAACACCGTTATTGCCCTCGCGACCGTCGTGCTGCTGCTGACCGGCGTTCTGCTGCAGCAGGTGTTCATGGCCACGGGGATGCTCGTGCACGAGATCAGCGTGTTGATCGTGATCCTGAACGCGATCCGTCTGGTGCGTTACCGGGATCGGCGTGCGGGCTCCATGGGTGCGGCGCCGCGTCAGGACGTGCTACTGCCGGACGCGGAACGCGATACCGTGTCGCTATGAGCGACGAGAATAAACAGCTGCCCGTGCAGATCGCAATCGACGTGCCGACTCATCGGGAGGTCGGGAAGTTTGCCGACTTCGTGAACGTCTGGCACACCCCGCAGAACTTCGTGCTCGACTTTCTGTCGATCAAGAACCCGCCGCAACCGGTGCCGGACCCGGACACCGGCGAGGTGCGTCACGCGGTGCTGTCCGCCGTCGTCGGTTCGCGGGTGCGGATCCCCGCCGAGCAGATTTTTCCGCTGATCAACGCGCTGCAACAGCAGGGCCAGCAATGGCTGGACGAGACCGGCAGGGCGGCGCCACCCGAGGCGTGGCTCCCGCACCAGGACTGACGCACCAGGACTGGCGCAACAGGACTGAACAGCCGGCCGGTAGGCGGCCCGTTGCGCCGACTTCTTACGGGCTGACCACGCGGACGGGCGGCGGCGCCCAGGTTCCGTTAAGGATCTGCGGTTTCGGTGCGTAGAGCCGCATCGTGATGCCGAGGGGCCCGAGAGGTGACGGCAGCCAATTGCTTTCTTTGCCGGGGCCGGGGTTCGTGTGCTGAATGTAGAGATCGAGGGAGCCGTCTGATGCGTAAGTGAGGGCATCGCGGTCGCCGATTGCGAACCGATTCAACTCGTTAGCGGCCTGGAAGCCTTCCGCGTCGTACATGGTGAGGGACCAGAACGCTTCGACCGGAGGCAATTCGGCCTTTTCGAAGTGGAGACGGTAGCTTCGCTCGCCGACGAAAGGATCGCCGTGGTCATCAGCCACCGCAAGAGGGTAGACAGCATCTTCGGGTGGGTTCGCGCCAAGCCCTGCGATCGCGATGACAGCCCGCTTTGCATAGAAGTTGCCATAGACGCCAACCGTGTCGAGGATCATCTCCCAACCGTTGACGCGCTTGCCCACTGCAGGGATGAGCGCCGTCAACCGGGCAAGCTCGTCTCTGATTCCCGCGTTCAATGCGTCGACGGCTCCGTCCCCGAGCGGCAATGGATCGAAAGCGTCTGATGGCCCGACGCCGATGCGCGCAATCCGGGCCTGCACGGAGTAATCGGTGACGTGCCCAGGATGCATCGCAAGCAACCGGTTGGCGTAACTGAAGAATTGCAGCGCGTCGAGCGAATTGACCAGTCGAAGCGGCTCCTTGCTGAGATCGAGGGAGGCGGGTGCCGCAGTGCTGTCCCGATCGGTTGACGGTTCGCCGCCGCTCAACGTTCGGATCGAGAAGCCGGACTGCACGGCGTGCACGGCGTCGTAGTCCGCCGGCCCGTTGGTCTGGGTACGTCCGATGACCCATACGAACGGTGTCGGAGCCGCGATCGGGGTGATGCCGTCGGGCACAGCGCCCTGCCAGCCCGGAGGGGTGATCGCGAAGTCCTGCGCACTCGTACCAGTGGTTCGCTTGCCTGGCACGGCGAAAGCATCCGTCCACATGTCCAGGAGGGGCAGCAGATAATATCGTCCAGCTGTATCCGGTACGTGAATGATCAGGGGGCCGTTCGACAGGTCGAGCCACGCGACCGAATAGAGCGTGTCGAAGTTCGGACGTACGACACCTCGGAAATCCGCAGGCGGGAACACAGGAACGTGAGCGAAGGTGTTGGGTAGGCTATGCCCGATCGACGCCGATCCATCGGTGAGTTGCATCCTCGTCACGTCCATGATGACGATCGGATAGAGGTAAGTGAATGCTTCGGCGGCGAGCGCCCGAATCTCAGTCGTGTCCAGCGACATGGGTCAACCAGCTTTCTCAGATCGCACGAGGTCGTTCCTCACGCGCTGAGAGTCTTCACCGAAGCGCACACTGCTCCATCATCCGGGCAGGGTGATTAGCAGGCCACCGCGGCTTTCTGAGTCAGTGGGCGGCTGCAACCGCGGCCAATTGCGGGAGTTGCCCCTGCCACAGGCTTGCAAGCGAATGGATGCGCGAACCGGCCAGTAGCGGTAACAGACGCTCCGATTCCGTTGTCAGGTGCCGTGCAACCGCCACCCGCAACGTGACCGTCACGGCCGCGAGGGCAGCGGGCTCTTCCTCGCACGCGACCCGGTCGAACAGGTCGCCGATGTGCTCGATGTCCGCCCGCAACGTGCGAACCAGCTCGTCGCCTGTCGGTACATCCTCTGCGGCTAAGTACAGTGCGCCCGCCTCGGCAGAAAGCTGTGGCGCAAGAGACTCATGACACCAGCTGACCAGCTGTGCACGCGCAGCACGTAGCGCCTCTGAATCGCCGGATGCTGCAGCCTCGAGCAAGCGCGCTGCATCCGTCGCGAGAGCACCGGAAAGGTCGGCGTGGTGCCGGGTGATCGCGGTCAGGGCGGCCGAGTCGGCGCCGTTCGTCGCGAACACGAGCATGTTCGTCGGAGAGGAGTCTGCGTGCGTGCTGGGCGCATCCGGTGACACGTGCTCCACCGGATCACCGCTGGTCGCCACGGGCTGCTGGTGCCCGGTTTTTGGGGGCTCGTTCCTGTGGGCGCTGCCAGCGCTGCTGCCGTGCCGGAGCCTCACGGCATCGTGCCCGTCGAGAAGAGTCAACGTCAAATGCGCGGGGGTGAGCGCCTCGACCGAGTGGGGGAGACCGGCATCCAGGTGCATGATGGCGCCTGAGGGCAGATCGAGGGTTGTTCCGTCTGTGTCGATGCGCACGTCGCCTGCCAGCACCTGGATCAGAATCGGCACGGCGGCAGTGTGTTCGCGCAGTACCTGCCCGGCGTCGAGCGTCAGTCGCACGATGCGCGCGCCCGGCGCCTTGAGGATGCGCCGCGAACCGATGCGGCCGCTTTCCACCGGAAGGGCACCCAGCAACAGCTCACCGCTGGCAGCCACCACTGTAAAACGTTCCTCGCTCATGCCTCTACTCCAGGATTCGGGTGCCGCTCGGCGGATCTAATTAAACGTAACATCTTACGGTTTAATTGGCTATGACTCGGCTCGAGGCCGAGACGAACGCGCTGTTGGGCAAGCGCTGTTGGGAGCGCGCTTTTGGGCAAGCCCTGCGGGGAGGGGCGCTGCGGCGAAGGCTTTATGGGAGTCGCTGCTTCGCTCAGTGCGTCGCCAAGGCGCCGAGCAGTCGCACCTGGCACAGCTGCGGTTCGACGAACGGTCGCAGGGTCGCGTCGTCGCGATCGTGACCGAGCCGGGTGATGGCGCCCTCGAGCAGGCCGCGATGCGCCGAGCAGACGACATCGGGATACTCGGTGGCCAGCTCGCGGAAGGGGCACCCGTGCAACGCGATCACACGCTGCGCTCCGTCGTCCCCTGGCACTGACTCCGTGCTCAGTTCCGGTTCGAAGCCCAGCTGGTTGAAGATTCGGATGATCGGTTCTGCGGCATCGACATCCTTGTCGGCTGTTTCATCTGCATAGGCGGATGCCCACCGTTCTCCGGCCTCGCGTGCGCGGCTTCTGCCGCCATCCGCGTCGTGTGCCAGTGCGTCGACCAGCACTTCGCTGAGCTGGCGCAAGGCGTCATCGTTGCGTTGAACGGGAACCGCCTCGAACACGACGCGCGGGCGACCTCGCCCGCCCGCGTGCTGCGTGGAACGCGTCACAAGCCCGGCGTGCTCCAGCTGCTCGAGGTGGAAGCGGGCCGTG
The Rathayibacter sp. SW19 DNA segment above includes these coding regions:
- a CDS encoding DUF1254 domain-containing protein, which translates into the protein MSLDTTEIRALAAEAFTYLYPIVIMDVTRMQLTDGSASIGHSLPNTFAHVPVFPPADFRGVVRPNFDTLYSVAWLDLSNGPLIIHVPDTAGRYYLLPLLDMWTDAFAVPGKRTTGTSAQDFAITPPGWQGAVPDGITPIAAPTPFVWVIGRTQTNGPADYDAVHAVQSGFSIRTLSGGEPSTDRDSTAAPASLDLSKEPLRLVNSLDALQFFSYANRLLAMHPGHVTDYSVQARIARIGVGPSDAFDPLPLGDGAVDALNAGIRDELARLTALIPAVGKRVNGWEMILDTVGVYGNFYAKRAVIAIAGLGANPPEDAVYPLAVADDHGDPFVGERSYRLHFEKAELPPVEAFWSLTMYDAEGFQAANELNRFAIGDRDALTYASDGSLDLYIQHTNPGPGKESNWLPSPLGPLGITMRLYAPKPQILNGTWAPPPVRVVSP
- a CDS encoding Crp/Fnr family transcriptional regulator, whose translation is MDAHAANHHEHASLEQLVARVPLFSQLTADQLHDVAGRVRPRRFEAGEQLYGAGDTVPTLMILHSGRVKIYRITESGHEQVIRVLEAGDFLGETMFMSGAPADHFAATVETTDLCTIHHDDVRDYLLRFPSVAVTMLETLSDRLGDTERQLSSLVGDGAEHRVAHYLLDLAQTAGNTSQGSTTQGATTLQLPIAKKDIASYLGLTPETLSRKLSQFDDAGWIRLHPRRRIDLIDSAALAAL
- a CDS encoding DUF3467 domain-containing protein; translation: MSDENKQLPVQIAIDVPTHREVGKFADFVNVWHTPQNFVLDFLSIKNPPQPVPDPDTGEVRHAVLSAVVGSRVRIPAEQIFPLINALQQQGQQWLDETGRAAPPEAWLPHQD
- a CDS encoding heavy-metal-associated domain-containing protein; translation: MRTAKFETEPFTCPSCIKKIEGVVGKLDGVASTQVMFNSNKVKVQFDEDLVSADTIARSISTLGYPVLSQKVA
- a CDS encoding hemerythrin domain-containing protein — protein: MSEERFTVVAASGELLLGALPVESGRIGSRRILKAPGARIVRLTLDAGQVLREHTAAVPILIQVLAGDVRIDTDGTTLDLPSGAIMHLDAGLPHSVEALTPAHLTLTLLDGHDAVRLRHGSSAGSAHRNEPPKTGHQQPVATSGDPVEHVSPDAPSTHADSSPTNMLVFATNGADSAALTAITRHHADLSGALATDAARLLEAAASGDSEALRAARAQLVSWCHESLAPQLSAEAGALYLAAEDVPTGDELVRTLRADIEHIGDLFDRVACEEEPAALAAVTVTLRVAVARHLTTESERLLPLLAGSRIHSLASLWQGQLPQLAAVAAAH
- a CDS encoding heavy metal translocating P-type ATPase gives rise to the protein MSGRTRAWIATITGSLLLLALIFHLTGLTGLSDATLLTSAVLAAIPTAIRAVQALRAKVFSIDLLVTIAVVGALIIGEYMEAAVVSFLFVFGAWLEARTLEKTRRSLRDLVDMAPQEARVIRHGEAVTVAVDEIVEGDHVVVQSGGKIAVDGTILSGSALIDEATITGEPVPASKGVGDRVYSGTILDNGYLTVLAEQVGDDTTFAQIIELVEEAQETKTRAQRFLDRFATIYTPTIVALSALVLLVTRDVEFALTFLVIACPGALVISTPVSMVAGLGNGARHGVLMKGGEALERLSKIDTLVLDKTGTLTVGRPEVTELHATGGDSAHTVLALSAQLELASEHPLGRTIVDEARRQNLELPLQPRNVEIITGGGIRGQVGDRFVAVGTRRVLASMGIAMSDVVAGRAEQRERDGHTVVFAVVDGELAGLISIADSIRPGARAAITALRSRGVKNFAMLTGDNRHTAQLVADQLGIDVVGAELLPHDKVRVVQELRADGHRVGMIGDGINDAPAIAAADVGIAMGAGTDVSIQTADVILMGNRFDQLVHAYTLAKATVRNMKQNTVIALATVVLLLTGVLLQQVFMATGMLVHEISVLIVILNAIRLVRYRDRRAGSMGAAPRQDVLLPDAERDTVSL
- a CDS encoding helix-turn-helix transcriptional regulator — its product is MTTSLEDQHAALASRIRRDVLSALTEAQGPLDAAAIAARFDVHVTTARFHLEQLEHAGLVTRSTQHAGGRGRPRVVFEAVPVQRNDDALRQLSEVLVDALAHDADGGRSRAREAGERWASAYADETADKDVDAAEPIIRIFNQLGFEPELSTESVPGDDGAQRVIALHGCPFRELATEYPDVVCSAHRGLLEGAITRLGHDRDDATLRPFVEPQLCQVRLLGALATH